One genomic region from Strix uralensis isolate ZFMK-TIS-50842 chromosome 5, bStrUra1, whole genome shotgun sequence encodes:
- the MGAT3 gene encoding beta-1,4-mannosyl-glycoprotein 4-beta-N-acetylglucosaminyltransferase isoform X1 — protein MVLHGFEQQNIQPLHDWVTTKMAFHKLGHEVRPWSRGRMKMRRHKLFLTLCMAGLCLISFLHFLKALSYVTFPRELASLSPNLVSSFFWNNAPVTPQVSPEPGGAEFLRTPLYSHSPLLQPLPPSRASEELHKVEFVLPEDTTEYFVRTKAGGVCFKPGTKVLEKPPVGGRAEERTDGAASGRPARKPLSASGTKRRKWVECVCLPGWHGPSCGVPTVVQYSNLPTKDRLVPREIPRRVINAINVNHEFDLLDVRFHELGDVVDAFVVCESNFTAYGEPRPLKFREMLLNGSFDYIRHKVLYVFLDHFPPGGRQDGWIADDYLRTFLTRDGISRLRNLRPDDVFIIDDADEIPARDGVLFLKLYDGWTEPFAFHMRKSLYGFFWKQPGTLEVVSGCTMGMLQAVYATDGIRLRRREYYTMPGFRQYENSTGHILVQWSLGSPLHFAGWHCSWCFTPEGIYFKLVSAQNGDFPRWGDYEDKRDLNYIRELIRTGGWFDGTTQEYPPADPKEQMYAPKYLLKNYQRFRYLLENPYRKAEGAG, from the exons ATGGTCCTTCATGGCTTTGAACAACAGAACATCCAGCCCCTTCATGACTGGGTCACCACAAAGATGGCCTTCCACAAGCTGGGCCATGAGGTCAGGCCGTGGAGCCGTGGCAG GATGAAGATGAGACGCCATAAGCTCTTTCTGACTCTCTGCATGGCTGGTCTCTGCCTCATCTCCTTCTTGCACTTCCTCAAGGCCCTTTCCTATGTCACCTTCCCCCGGGAGCTGGCTTCGCTTAGTCCCAACCTTGTCTCCAGCTTCTTCTGGAACAATGCCCCCGTCACACCTCAGGTCAGCCCTGAGCCAGGGGGTGCGGAGTTTCTCCGCACACCCCTGTACTCCCACTCCCCCttgctccagcccctgcctcccaGCAGAGCCAGCGAAGAGCTGCACAAAGTTGAGTTCGTGCTGCCAGAAGACACAACAGAATATTTTGTCCGTACCAAAGCCGGTGGCGTTTGCTTTAAACCAGGCACCAAGGTGTTGGAGAAGCCACCCGTGGGAGGGCGGGCAGAGGAGCGAACAGATGGCGCAGCTTCGGGGCGGCCAGCTCGCAAACCGCTGAGTGCCAGTGGGACCAAGCGGCGCAAGTGGGTGGAGTGTGTGTGCTTGCCAGGCTGGCACGGCCCCAGCTGCGGGGTCCCCACTGTGGTCCAGTACTCCAACCTGCCCACCAAGGACCGCCTCGTGCCACGGGAGATCCCCCGGCGGGTCATCAACGCTATCAATGTCAACCATGAGTTTGACCTGCTGGATGTCCGCTTCCACGAGCTGGGAGACGTGGTGGATGCCTTCGTGGTGTGTGAGTCGAACTTCACAGCCTATGGAGAGCCGCGGCCCCTCAAGTTCCGTGAGATGCTCCTCAACGGCTCCTTCGACTACATCCGTCACAAGGTACTCTACGTCTTTCTGGACCACTTCCCCCCTGGTGGCCGCCAGGACGGCTGGATTGCTGACGATTACCTGCGCACCTTTCTCACCCGGGATGGCATCTCTCGCCTCCGCAACCTGCGCCCAGACGATGTCTTCATCATTGATGATGCCGATGAAATCCCAGCCCGTGATGGCGTGCTCTTCCTCAAGCTCTACGATGGCTGGACAGAACCCTTCGCCTTTCACATGCGCAAGTCGCTCTACGGCTTCTTCTGGAAGCAACCAGGCACCTTGGAGGTGGTCTCAGGCTGCACCatggggatgctccaggctgtCTATGCTACCGACGGGATCCGTCTGCGGCGCCGTGAGTACTACACCATGCCTGGCTTTCGGCAGTACGAGAACAGCACAGGACACATCCTGGTGCAGTGGTCGCTGGGCAGCCCCCTTCACTTTGCTGGCTGGCACTGCTCCTGGTGTTTCACCCCAGAGGGGATCTACTTCAAACTGGTGTCGGCCCAGAACGGGGACTTCCCGCGCTGGGGTGACTATGAGGATAAACGAGACCTCAATTATATCCGGGAGCTGATCCGGACTGGTGGCTGGTTTGATGGTACTACGCAGGAGTATCCCCCCGCCGACCCCAAGGAGCAGATGTATGCTCCCAAGTACTTGCTCAAGAACTACCAGCGGTTCCGCTACTTGTTGGAGAACCCCTACCGAAAAGCGGAGGGTGCTGGGTGA
- the MGAT3 gene encoding beta-1,4-mannosyl-glycoprotein 4-beta-N-acetylglucosaminyltransferase isoform X2 — protein MKMRRHKLFLTLCMAGLCLISFLHFLKALSYVTFPRELASLSPNLVSSFFWNNAPVTPQVSPEPGGAEFLRTPLYSHSPLLQPLPPSRASEELHKVEFVLPEDTTEYFVRTKAGGVCFKPGTKVLEKPPVGGRAEERTDGAASGRPARKPLSASGTKRRKWVECVCLPGWHGPSCGVPTVVQYSNLPTKDRLVPREIPRRVINAINVNHEFDLLDVRFHELGDVVDAFVVCESNFTAYGEPRPLKFREMLLNGSFDYIRHKVLYVFLDHFPPGGRQDGWIADDYLRTFLTRDGISRLRNLRPDDVFIIDDADEIPARDGVLFLKLYDGWTEPFAFHMRKSLYGFFWKQPGTLEVVSGCTMGMLQAVYATDGIRLRRREYYTMPGFRQYENSTGHILVQWSLGSPLHFAGWHCSWCFTPEGIYFKLVSAQNGDFPRWGDYEDKRDLNYIRELIRTGGWFDGTTQEYPPADPKEQMYAPKYLLKNYQRFRYLLENPYRKAEGAG, from the coding sequence ATGAAGATGAGACGCCATAAGCTCTTTCTGACTCTCTGCATGGCTGGTCTCTGCCTCATCTCCTTCTTGCACTTCCTCAAGGCCCTTTCCTATGTCACCTTCCCCCGGGAGCTGGCTTCGCTTAGTCCCAACCTTGTCTCCAGCTTCTTCTGGAACAATGCCCCCGTCACACCTCAGGTCAGCCCTGAGCCAGGGGGTGCGGAGTTTCTCCGCACACCCCTGTACTCCCACTCCCCCttgctccagcccctgcctcccaGCAGAGCCAGCGAAGAGCTGCACAAAGTTGAGTTCGTGCTGCCAGAAGACACAACAGAATATTTTGTCCGTACCAAAGCCGGTGGCGTTTGCTTTAAACCAGGCACCAAGGTGTTGGAGAAGCCACCCGTGGGAGGGCGGGCAGAGGAGCGAACAGATGGCGCAGCTTCGGGGCGGCCAGCTCGCAAACCGCTGAGTGCCAGTGGGACCAAGCGGCGCAAGTGGGTGGAGTGTGTGTGCTTGCCAGGCTGGCACGGCCCCAGCTGCGGGGTCCCCACTGTGGTCCAGTACTCCAACCTGCCCACCAAGGACCGCCTCGTGCCACGGGAGATCCCCCGGCGGGTCATCAACGCTATCAATGTCAACCATGAGTTTGACCTGCTGGATGTCCGCTTCCACGAGCTGGGAGACGTGGTGGATGCCTTCGTGGTGTGTGAGTCGAACTTCACAGCCTATGGAGAGCCGCGGCCCCTCAAGTTCCGTGAGATGCTCCTCAACGGCTCCTTCGACTACATCCGTCACAAGGTACTCTACGTCTTTCTGGACCACTTCCCCCCTGGTGGCCGCCAGGACGGCTGGATTGCTGACGATTACCTGCGCACCTTTCTCACCCGGGATGGCATCTCTCGCCTCCGCAACCTGCGCCCAGACGATGTCTTCATCATTGATGATGCCGATGAAATCCCAGCCCGTGATGGCGTGCTCTTCCTCAAGCTCTACGATGGCTGGACAGAACCCTTCGCCTTTCACATGCGCAAGTCGCTCTACGGCTTCTTCTGGAAGCAACCAGGCACCTTGGAGGTGGTCTCAGGCTGCACCatggggatgctccaggctgtCTATGCTACCGACGGGATCCGTCTGCGGCGCCGTGAGTACTACACCATGCCTGGCTTTCGGCAGTACGAGAACAGCACAGGACACATCCTGGTGCAGTGGTCGCTGGGCAGCCCCCTTCACTTTGCTGGCTGGCACTGCTCCTGGTGTTTCACCCCAGAGGGGATCTACTTCAAACTGGTGTCGGCCCAGAACGGGGACTTCCCGCGCTGGGGTGACTATGAGGATAAACGAGACCTCAATTATATCCGGGAGCTGATCCGGACTGGTGGCTGGTTTGATGGTACTACGCAGGAGTATCCCCCCGCCGACCCCAAGGAGCAGATGTATGCTCCCAAGTACTTGCTCAAGAACTACCAGCGGTTCCGCTACTTGTTGGAGAACCCCTACCGAAAAGCGGAGGGTGCTGGGTGA